A window of the Sphaerobacter thermophilus DSM 20745 genome harbors these coding sequences:
- a CDS encoding PadR family transcriptional regulator: MTSKRSISNPLALAVLALLAERPMHPYEMASTMRERGKHHSIKLNYGSLYTVVDALERHRLIVPVETVREGRRPERTIYALTDAGRAKLDGWLRDLLRRPIKEYPQFEAGLSLMAVLPPEAVVELLRERVERLEQAIAEERATMDDAAAQGLPQVFLIEADYALMLKEAELRWVRDLVRAIETEELTGLDLWRQFHARPDMIQDGGEREEEPVNE, translated from the coding sequence GTGACGAGCAAGCGGTCGATCTCCAATCCACTGGCGCTGGCGGTGCTGGCCCTCCTGGCAGAGCGGCCGATGCACCCCTATGAGATGGCGTCGACCATGCGGGAGCGCGGCAAGCACCACAGCATCAAGCTCAACTACGGCTCCCTCTACACCGTCGTCGACGCGCTCGAGCGCCACCGCCTGATCGTCCCGGTCGAGACGGTCCGCGAGGGGCGGCGTCCGGAGCGGACCATCTACGCGTTGACCGATGCCGGTCGGGCCAAGCTGGACGGTTGGCTCCGCGACCTGCTGCGACGGCCGATCAAGGAGTACCCCCAGTTCGAGGCGGGCCTCTCCCTGATGGCCGTGCTGCCGCCCGAGGCGGTAGTCGAGTTGCTCCGCGAGCGCGTGGAACGACTGGAACAGGCCATCGCGGAGGAACGAGCCACGATGGACGACGCGGCAGCGCAGGGGCTCCCTCAGGTCTTCCTGATCGAGGCCGACTACGCCTTGATGCTCAAGGAAGCGGAGTTGCGCTGGGTCCGGGATCTCGTCCGCGCCATCGAGACCGAGGAACTGACCGGCCTCGACCTGTGGCGTCAGTTCCACGCGCGGCCCGACATGATCCAGGACGGTGGAGAGCGAGAGGAGGAACCGGTGAACGAGTGA
- the hisB gene encoding imidazoleglycerol-phosphate dehydratase HisB, giving the protein MEQRRATITRRTTETEIELTLDLDGSGQAAIDTGIGPLDHFLTLFARHGLFDLTVTARGDLQVDAHHTTEDVGLCLGQAIRQTLGERRGIRRTADVAVPMDEALAHVAVDCGGRGYYVQRDPINGPGVGVLEADLVRHFFETLAIEARINLHVVTLYGSNTHHQVEALFKAFARALDAATRPEPRLGDRLPSTKEHIETGQ; this is encoded by the coding sequence ATGGAGCAGCGACGCGCCACCATCACCCGGCGAACCACCGAGACCGAGATCGAACTGACGCTGGACCTCGACGGCAGCGGGCAGGCCGCGATCGACACCGGGATCGGGCCGCTCGACCACTTCCTCACCCTCTTCGCCCGCCACGGCCTCTTCGACCTGACCGTCACCGCACGGGGCGATCTCCAGGTTGACGCCCACCACACGACCGAGGACGTCGGCCTCTGCCTGGGCCAGGCGATCCGCCAGACACTCGGCGAGCGCCGCGGCATCCGCCGGACCGCCGACGTGGCGGTGCCAATGGACGAGGCGCTGGCCCACGTCGCCGTCGACTGCGGCGGCCGCGGCTATTATGTCCAGCGCGACCCGATCAACGGCCCCGGGGTCGGCGTGCTCGAGGCCGATCTGGTGCGCCACTTCTTCGAGACACTGGCGATCGAAGCCAGGATCAACCTCCACGTCGTGACGCTCTACGGCTCCAACACCCATCACCAGGTCGAGGCGCTCTTCAAGGCCTTCGCCCGCGCCCTCGACGCGGCCACCCGGCCCGAGCCTCGCCTCGGTGACCGCCTCCCCTCCACCAAGGAGCACATCGAGACGGGGCAATGA
- the hisC gene encoding histidinol-phosphate transaminase, which produces MAIPKALRRLIRNAVLDLDGYVPVEPVEAVAERIGKPVDEIIRLHMNENPYGTSMRVQEVLASFDHYQEYPDADQRVARERIAAYTGAPSQRIIIGNGSDELIDLLLLATIDPGDEVIVPTPTFGVYESRTPLFGGVVRRVPRTADFDLDIDAITQAVTERTKLIFVTAPNNPTGNMPTTQQIVRLLRTGALIVADEAYYEFSGKTFLPLAREFDNLVILRTFSKWAGLAGMRLGYAILPDALAAELWKVKQPFNVSTAGLKAIEAVLDDIDYLQQTVNRIKIERGRLYRGLRKLNFLQPYPSQGNFILCRVTRGDAHDIHRRLERRGILVRKYSDPDLRNYLRITVGRPEHTDALMAALRGMAGEI; this is translated from the coding sequence GTGGCAATACCCAAGGCTCTTCGGCGACTCATCCGCAACGCTGTCCTCGACCTGGACGGGTACGTCCCGGTCGAACCGGTTGAGGCCGTCGCCGAACGCATCGGCAAGCCCGTCGACGAGATCATCCGCCTGCACATGAACGAGAACCCCTACGGGACCTCGATGCGTGTGCAGGAGGTACTGGCGAGCTTTGACCACTACCAGGAATACCCGGACGCCGACCAGCGCGTCGCGCGGGAGCGCATCGCCGCCTACACCGGGGCGCCCAGCCAGCGGATCATCATCGGCAACGGCTCGGACGAGCTGATCGACCTCCTGCTGCTGGCCACCATCGACCCGGGCGATGAGGTGATCGTGCCAACCCCGACCTTCGGCGTGTACGAGTCCCGCACGCCCCTCTTCGGCGGGGTCGTCCGCCGCGTGCCCCGCACCGCCGACTTCGACCTCGACATCGATGCGATCACCCAGGCTGTCACCGAGCGGACCAAGCTGATCTTCGTCACCGCGCCCAACAACCCGACCGGGAACATGCCCACGACCCAGCAGATCGTCCGGCTGCTGCGCACCGGCGCGCTGATCGTGGCCGACGAGGCGTACTACGAGTTCTCCGGCAAGACCTTCCTTCCGCTCGCGCGCGAGTTCGACAACCTGGTGATCCTGCGTACCTTCAGCAAGTGGGCGGGGCTCGCTGGGATGCGTCTCGGATACGCCATCCTCCCCGACGCCCTCGCGGCTGAGTTGTGGAAGGTCAAGCAGCCGTTCAACGTGAGCACGGCCGGGCTGAAGGCGATCGAGGCGGTGCTGGACGACATCGACTACCTGCAGCAGACGGTCAACCGCATCAAGATCGAGCGCGGCCGCCTCTACCGCGGCCTGCGCAAGCTCAACTTCCTGCAGCCATACCCCTCGCAGGGCAACTTCATCCTCTGCCGGGTCACGCGCGGTGACGCGCACGACATCCACCGGCGCCTGGAGCGGCGGGGCATCCTGGTCCGCAAGTACAGCGACCCCGACCTCCGCAACTACCTGCGGATCACCGTCGGCCGCCCGGAGCACACCGACGCGCTCATGGCCGCGCTGCGCGGCATGGCAGGGGAGATCTGA
- a CDS encoding D-alanyl-D-alanine carboxypeptidase family protein → MVAIIATLGLVLAQLITSTAFASAAAVPRPMVVPDAPLAAPVPVPAITARAVLAVDLVTGATLAAVNPDMPYPPASTTKMLTALIVRQHAALDEVITIEPGDLVDEVIYAHVGLRAGDRVAVRDLLAGLLVPSGGDAARALARVVGARLDPAATNPRAAFVAEMNRVARRLGMRSTHFVNPDGRDAPGQRSTARDLAILGAALLKDPFLADVVAQPVTTISVKGPNARDITLWSTNHLLGELGVHGIKTGTTAEDGENLVAVAWRGDHQVITVTLGSAEGERFNDVRALFDALGTHFRWVRLGRDGDHPDLEDRLAADGFRLMTNRTLLLTAEQADRLRYDLRLAPVSSSSPWAIQGEVVFYVGATEVLRLPVYRSGREAGDPSQP, encoded by the coding sequence ATGGTCGCTATTATAGCCACGCTCGGGCTGGTGCTGGCGCAGCTCATCACATCGACTGCTTTCGCCAGTGCCGCGGCGGTGCCGCGGCCGATGGTGGTGCCTGACGCGCCGCTCGCCGCCCCGGTCCCAGTGCCGGCCATCACGGCGCGTGCCGTGCTCGCGGTCGATCTCGTGACGGGTGCGACCCTCGCGGCGGTCAACCCGGACATGCCGTACCCACCCGCCAGCACGACCAAAATGCTCACGGCGCTCATCGTCCGCCAGCACGCCGCGCTGGACGAGGTCATCACCATCGAGCCGGGGGATCTGGTCGATGAGGTGATCTACGCACATGTGGGCCTCCGGGCCGGGGACCGGGTGGCGGTGCGGGACCTGCTCGCCGGCCTGCTGGTCCCGTCGGGTGGGGACGCCGCGCGGGCGCTCGCCCGCGTCGTCGGAGCCCGCCTGGACCCGGCCGCAACGAATCCGCGCGCGGCGTTCGTCGCCGAGATGAACCGTGTCGCCCGGCGCCTTGGGATGCGCAGCACGCACTTCGTCAACCCGGACGGGCGCGACGCACCTGGCCAGCGCTCGACCGCACGCGACCTCGCCATCCTCGGGGCTGCATTGCTGAAGGACCCGTTCCTGGCCGATGTGGTGGCGCAGCCGGTGACGACCATCTCCGTCAAGGGGCCGAACGCGCGCGACATCACGCTCTGGAGCACCAACCACCTGCTCGGGGAACTGGGCGTGCACGGGATCAAAACGGGCACGACGGCCGAGGATGGGGAGAACCTGGTGGCGGTGGCGTGGCGTGGGGACCATCAGGTCATCACGGTGACGCTCGGGAGCGCCGAGGGTGAGCGCTTCAACGACGTGCGTGCCCTCTTCGACGCGCTGGGTACCCACTTCCGCTGGGTGCGCCTCGGCCGGGATGGGGATCACCCGGACCTAGAGGACCGGCTCGCGGCCGACGGCTTCCGCTTGATGACCAACCGGACCCTGCTGCTGACGGCGGAGCAGGCTGATCGGCTGCGGTACGACCTGCGGCTCGCTCCGGTGTCGAGCTCGTCCCCGTGGGCGATACAGGGTGAGGTAGTATTCTACGTGGGCGCAACGGAGGTCCTGCGGCTCCCCGTGTATCGATCCGGACGCGAAGCCGGAGATCCGTCCCAGCCGTGA
- a CDS encoding pseudouridine synthase — translation MERLQRVLAAHGVASRRKAEELITAGRVTVDGQVVRELGVRVDPERQEIRVDGKRLRPERRRYIMLNKPPGYITTVSDERGRRTVMDLVQVPERVVPAGRLDRPTAGLLLLTNDGDLLFRITHPRYELEKEYEVLVDGHPPPEVLDQLRRGVTVDGERVVPDQVRPLRIEEAGTVLRIVIHEGRNRIVRRMMDRVGYPVLKLTRTRIGPIHVRGVPLGAWRDLTPGEVMQLLEAVGLDPASAGRPLPEPGRRSDPGERRGEPRRSGPTRRGERPAPSGARPPARRGERRGGPGTGPRERFGRGRGGERGARRPPGRRDRRPGGGRQDHRGERGGPPA, via the coding sequence GTGGAGAGACTGCAACGAGTGCTGGCCGCGCACGGCGTGGCCTCCCGTCGCAAGGCTGAGGAGCTCATCACCGCGGGTCGGGTCACGGTGGACGGCCAGGTGGTCCGCGAGTTGGGCGTTCGGGTGGACCCGGAGCGCCAGGAGATCCGCGTGGACGGCAAGCGGCTGCGTCCCGAGCGCCGCCGGTACATCATGTTGAACAAGCCACCGGGCTACATCACGACGGTCAGCGACGAGCGCGGCCGCCGCACGGTCATGGACCTGGTCCAGGTGCCGGAGCGGGTGGTCCCGGCCGGGCGGCTCGACCGTCCGACGGCGGGGCTCCTCCTGCTCACCAACGACGGGGATCTGCTGTTCCGCATCACCCATCCCCGTTACGAGTTGGAGAAAGAATACGAGGTACTGGTGGACGGGCACCCGCCGCCGGAGGTGCTGGACCAGTTGCGGCGCGGCGTGACGGTGGACGGGGAGCGCGTGGTGCCGGATCAGGTCCGGCCGCTCCGGATCGAAGAAGCCGGGACCGTGCTCCGCATCGTGATCCACGAGGGGCGCAACCGCATCGTGCGCCGGATGATGGATCGGGTCGGCTACCCGGTGCTCAAGCTGACGCGGACGCGGATCGGGCCGATCCATGTCCGGGGCGTCCCGCTCGGTGCCTGGCGCGACCTGACGCCGGGGGAGGTCATGCAGTTGCTGGAAGCGGTCGGCCTCGACCCTGCCTCGGCGGGTCGTCCGTTGCCGGAGCCGGGGCGCCGATCAGACCCTGGCGAGCGCAGAGGTGAGCCACGTCGCTCGGGACCGACGCGGCGCGGTGAGCGGCCGGCTCCGTCCGGAGCGCGGCCGCCGGCACGGCGGGGTGAACGGCGCGGTGGCCCGGGGACGGGGCCGCGCGAGCGATTTGGGAGAGGGCGTGGAGGTGAGCGAGGTGCCCGGCGACCGCCTGGTCGTCGCGATCGACGGCCCGGCGGCGGCCGGCAAGACCACCGTGGCGAGCGCGGCGGCCCGCCGGCTTGA
- the cmk gene encoding (d)CMP kinase encodes MEVSEVPGDRLVVAIDGPAAAGKTTVASAAARRLDALFFDTGVIYRALTLAALRHGVAPEDGLRLAGLARHLDIQVKPPSQPDGRFYDVWLEGEDVTQQLRDPEVDRAVSAVSAHPAVRRALLDVQRRIARSGRVVLTGRDIGTVVVPDADVKIWLDASLEERARRRQRDLAAQGIERSLDEVMEEMERRDRADAERAIAPMKPAKDAVVIVTDGRSVEEVVEEIVRLAGGG; translated from the coding sequence GTGGAGGTGAGCGAGGTGCCCGGCGACCGCCTGGTCGTCGCGATCGACGGCCCGGCGGCGGCCGGCAAGACCACCGTGGCGAGCGCGGCGGCCCGCCGGCTTGATGCGCTCTTCTTCGATACCGGCGTGATCTACCGGGCGCTGACGCTGGCGGCGCTGCGGCACGGCGTGGCACCCGAGGACGGCCTGCGGCTTGCCGGTCTGGCGAGGCACCTCGACATCCAGGTGAAGCCACCATCCCAGCCGGACGGGCGCTTCTACGACGTCTGGCTCGAGGGCGAGGATGTGACCCAGCAACTGCGCGACCCGGAGGTCGATCGCGCGGTGTCGGCGGTGTCGGCTCACCCGGCGGTGCGCCGGGCGCTGCTCGATGTCCAGCGTCGGATCGCCCGGTCCGGGCGCGTGGTGTTGACCGGGCGGGACATCGGCACGGTCGTCGTACCGGACGCCGACGTGAAGATCTGGCTCGACGCCTCCCTCGAAGAGCGCGCGCGACGGCGGCAGCGCGATCTGGCCGCACAGGGGATCGAGCGCTCGCTCGACGAGGTGATGGAGGAGATGGAGCGGCGGGACCGGGCGGACGCAGAGCGTGCGATCGCGCCGATGAAGCCCGCGAAGGACGCGGTCGTCATCGTTACCGACGGACGCTCTGTCGAGGAGGTCGTGGAGGAGATCGTCCGGCTGGCCGGAGGGGGATGA
- a CDS encoding lysophospholipid acyltransferase family protein, with protein MGGSAGDGAWPESRRRRIKLALFRGARVIVLPLLRLLLGMRIEGLENVPPRGGALVVANHLHNSDPILLIAAFPRPVFFMAKSDVWRVPVARWFAELSGAFPVERGRPDRKALRHAEQELARGWLVGVFPEGGRSTTGAIKSVYPGVALIALRARVPIIPTAIWGTEVLPFNGKKGRRKGKGWPKVHVRMGKPFYLPDGTGDGSRPDLATLTDLMMIEVAKLLPPEYRGIYADRVAESVAEQHPAPAPLPTAGEERR; from the coding sequence ATGGGGGGGAGTGCGGGCGACGGCGCGTGGCCGGAGTCGCGGCGCCGGCGCATCAAGCTGGCACTATTCCGCGGGGCGCGGGTCATCGTGCTCCCGCTTCTCCGGCTGCTGCTTGGGATGCGGATTGAGGGGCTGGAGAACGTCCCACCGCGTGGCGGTGCGCTCGTGGTGGCCAATCACCTCCACAACTCCGACCCGATCCTCCTGATCGCAGCGTTCCCGCGCCCGGTCTTCTTCATGGCCAAGAGCGACGTGTGGCGCGTGCCGGTGGCGCGGTGGTTCGCCGAGTTGTCCGGTGCGTTCCCGGTAGAGCGCGGGCGGCCGGACCGCAAGGCCCTCCGCCATGCCGAGCAGGAGCTGGCGCGCGGCTGGCTGGTCGGTGTCTTCCCGGAGGGCGGGCGCAGTACCACCGGCGCGATAAAGAGCGTCTACCCCGGCGTGGCGTTGATCGCGTTGCGGGCCCGGGTGCCGATCATCCCGACCGCAATCTGGGGCACCGAGGTACTGCCGTTCAACGGGAAGAAGGGACGACGGAAGGGCAAGGGGTGGCCCAAGGTGCATGTGCGGATGGGCAAGCCCTTCTATCTCCCGGACGGGACCGGCGACGGGAGCCGACCAGACCTCGCCACGCTCACCGACCTCATGATGATCGAGGTTGCCAAACTGCTGCCCCCCGAGTACCGCGGCATCTACGCCGACCGGGTGGCCGAGAGCGTCGCGGAGCAGCACCCGGCCCCCGCCCCGCTCCCCACCGCGGGAGAGGAGCGGCGCTAG
- a CDS encoding serine hydrolase, with amino-acid sequence MGRSRAWRVRWKSHLLFLTVLSLLWWQTGAVVAADSPPDIAAAHAVVVSADTGEVLFDKGMDAETAPASLTKIFTAAVALETAPLDQLITIAEDDLVGESAMGLVVGQDVTLRTLLYGMMLPSGNDAAMAIARGLSELSDGSSGESIAPFMERVNDLAQRLGLTHTRLVNPHGLDEPGHVSSARDIAAITMYALGNPEFRRIIGSPYYVDEGFELYNNNELLTSYTGLIGGKTGITDEAGYCLVEVAQRDGHTIIAVVLGSTIDDWYTDAISLLDYGFATLAAAPSDPARPRITLAPATPAVVTPTVQTPSTEGSALTVDRVADTTAVVHAADAEPGGGGLSWRWPLASVATMGLALALIVNYPVLLGVGGLLWQRRRAGSLALGAPALLGRLFRPRPQRRRARPTQATQAITRTAPVRRAAQATPTTRTAAPVWRPSTARIPAEPQVVPLNRAEALASRAVRLARRGDYRAATHEFARALQADPTYDLTRCPGFWSMDALGYVAAARAYLLLNRPADARTLATIVQLSYGSSRELERVLARTSPAAALV; translated from the coding sequence GTGGGCCGGAGCCGGGCATGGCGCGTCCGGTGGAAGAGCCACCTGCTCTTCCTGACCGTACTGTCGCTCCTGTGGTGGCAGACAGGTGCGGTAGTCGCGGCGGACAGTCCCCCCGACATTGCCGCGGCGCATGCGGTGGTGGTGTCGGCGGACACGGGCGAGGTGCTCTTCGACAAGGGCATGGATGCCGAGACGGCTCCGGCCAGCCTCACCAAGATCTTCACCGCGGCCGTCGCGCTAGAGACGGCACCTCTCGATCAACTCATCACCATTGCTGAAGACGATCTGGTCGGTGAATCGGCCATGGGGCTGGTTGTCGGCCAGGACGTGACCCTCCGTACCCTGCTTTACGGCATGATGCTGCCCTCCGGCAACGACGCCGCGATGGCGATCGCGCGCGGCCTGAGTGAACTGTCGGACGGCAGCTCCGGAGAGTCGATCGCTCCCTTTATGGAGCGGGTGAACGATCTCGCGCAGCGTCTGGGCCTGACCCACACCCGCCTCGTGAACCCGCACGGCCTCGACGAGCCCGGGCACGTCTCCAGCGCTCGCGACATCGCGGCGATCACGATGTACGCGCTCGGCAATCCCGAGTTCCGGCGGATCATCGGCAGCCCGTACTACGTGGACGAGGGGTTCGAGCTCTACAACAACAACGAGTTGCTCACGAGCTACACCGGTCTGATCGGTGGCAAGACGGGTATCACCGACGAGGCGGGCTACTGCCTGGTCGAGGTGGCGCAGCGCGACGGTCACACGATCATCGCCGTGGTGCTCGGCAGCACGATCGATGACTGGTACACCGACGCAATCTCGCTGCTGGACTACGGCTTCGCCACCCTCGCTGCGGCGCCGTCTGACCCGGCTCGCCCCCGGATCACGCTCGCACCGGCCACGCCGGCTGTGGTGACGCCGACCGTTCAGACACCGTCCACGGAGGGTTCGGCGCTGACCGTCGATCGGGTGGCCGACACGACGGCGGTGGTGCATGCGGCGGATGCTGAGCCGGGGGGCGGCGGCCTGTCGTGGCGCTGGCCGCTGGCGTCGGTCGCCACGATGGGGCTGGCCCTGGCGTTGATCGTGAACTACCCGGTGCTCCTCGGTGTGGGCGGGCTGCTGTGGCAGCGTCGCCGGGCTGGTTCCCTTGCGCTCGGAGCGCCGGCGCTCCTGGGGCGGCTGTTCCGGCCGCGACCGCAGCGCCGCCGGGCACGGCCCACGCAGGCCACCCAGGCGATCACTCGCACCGCTCCGGTGCGGCGAGCCGCGCAAGCGACACCGACCACGCGGACCGCGGCGCCAGTGTGGCGACCGAGCACGGCGCGGATACCTGCTGAGCCGCAGGTTGTGCCGCTCAACCGGGCCGAAGCACTGGCATCCCGCGCCGTTCGTCTGGCCCGTCGGGGCGACTACCGCGCGGCGACGCACGAGTTCGCCCGTGCCCTGCAGGCCGATCCCACCTACGACCTGACCCGGTGCCCCGGGTTCTGGTCCATGGACGCCCTCGGCTACGTCGCGGCGGCACGCGCCTACCTGCTCCTCAACCGTCCGGCCGACGCCCGCACCCTTGCGACCATTGTCCAGTTGAGCTACGGCTCGAGCCGAGAGCTGGAGCGTGTCCTGGCCCGCACCAGCCCCGCCGCGGCGTTGGTCTAG
- a CDS encoding heat shock protein transcriptional repressor HspR — MRQNEPLYVISVAARLLELHPQTLRKYEREGFVSPSRTAGNLRLYSSSDIERLRQVKYLVERRGINLSGVQLAMDVTRRLRGIRREVQSLSDRNNGRLAYLVREIDALLELLGTSPDVE, encoded by the coding sequence ATGCGTCAGAACGAACCACTCTACGTGATCAGCGTCGCGGCAAGGCTGCTGGAGCTGCACCCGCAGACGCTGCGGAAGTACGAGCGGGAGGGTTTCGTCTCACCGTCCCGTACCGCCGGGAACCTGCGGCTCTATTCGTCGAGTGACATCGAGCGGCTGCGGCAGGTCAAGTACCTGGTGGAGCGGCGAGGGATCAACCTCTCCGGCGTGCAACTTGCCATGGATGTTACCCGCCGGCTACGGGGCATTCGGCGCGAGGTCCAGTCGCTCTCGGACCGCAATAACGGGCGACTCGCCTACCTGGTTCGAGAGATCGATGCACTCTTGGAGTTGCTCGGCACCTCCCCCGACGTCGAATAG
- the clpB gene encoding ATP-dependent chaperone ClpB, translating into MNLSRLTEKAQEALITAQRETEERRLAQLDVEPLLYALVSQRDGVVPQVLLRLGIDSRAAQAELLRTVEASPTLQYSAQPVLGAGLRRVLERAEQEARAFGDEYISTEHLLLAALEATPNAPAVKALQRLGVNRDRVLMALSQIRGAQRVTGTNPEDTYQALEKYGRDLTDLARKGKLDPVIGRDEEIRRVIQVLSRRTKNNPVLIGEPGVGKTAIVEGLAQRIVRGDVPEGLKDKRIVQLDLAAMLAGAKYRGEFEERLKATLNEIQEAEGQIIVFIDELHTVVGAGAAEGAMDASNMLKPMLARGELHAIGATTLDEYRKYIEKDAALERRFQPVYVGEPSVEDTISILRGLRERYELHHKVRILDSALVAAAVLSHRYITNRYLPDKAIDLVDEAAARLRMEITSMPAELDELHRRIMQLEIEREALRKERDDASKQRLQELERELADLREQEQVLRSQWEQEREAIQRISELKEQIEQTRHEIEQAQRAADYARASELQYGRLVELERKLKEEERHLAEVQTNGKLLKEEVDADDIAEVVSKWTGIPVSKLVEGEIEKLVHMESRLHQRVVGQDEAIEAVSNAIRRARSGLQDPNRPLGSFIFLGPTGVGKTELARALAEFLFDDERAMVRIDMSEYQERHTVARLIGAPPGYVGYDEGGQLTEAIRRRPYAVVLFDEIEKAHPEVFNVLLQVLDDGRLTDGQGRTVDFRNTVIIMTSNLGSAYIQAAGPQGEAEMRRRVFEALRNHFRPEFLNRIDEIVIFHALTREHLAMIVDIQLRQVAERLADRNITLQVTQRAKEWLADRGYDPVFGARPLKRTIQRELLDRLAKALLEGKIHEGDTVTVDVGPDGALTIEGVLSAAEVVA; encoded by the coding sequence ATGAATCTATCGCGATTGACCGAGAAAGCACAGGAGGCGCTTATCACCGCCCAGCGGGAGACTGAGGAGCGGCGCCTCGCGCAGCTCGATGTCGAGCCGCTGCTCTACGCGCTGGTCAGCCAGCGCGACGGGGTCGTGCCTCAGGTGCTGCTGCGGCTCGGGATCGACTCGCGGGCGGCGCAGGCGGAACTGCTCCGGACGGTCGAGGCGTCCCCGACGCTGCAGTACAGTGCACAGCCGGTGCTGGGCGCCGGGCTCCGACGCGTCCTGGAGCGTGCCGAGCAGGAGGCCCGTGCGTTTGGTGACGAGTACATCAGTACCGAGCATCTCCTCCTGGCCGCACTCGAAGCGACGCCGAATGCACCGGCGGTCAAGGCGCTGCAGCGGCTAGGTGTGAACCGGGACCGTGTGCTGATGGCGCTGAGCCAGATCCGCGGCGCGCAGCGCGTGACTGGCACCAACCCCGAGGACACGTACCAGGCGCTGGAGAAGTACGGCCGCGATCTGACTGATCTGGCCCGCAAGGGGAAGCTCGATCCGGTCATCGGGCGCGACGAGGAGATCCGGCGGGTCATCCAGGTGCTGTCGCGCCGGACCAAGAACAACCCGGTGCTGATCGGTGAGCCGGGCGTCGGTAAGACGGCGATCGTCGAGGGCTTGGCCCAGCGGATCGTCCGCGGCGACGTGCCGGAGGGGCTGAAGGACAAGCGGATCGTGCAGTTGGACCTGGCGGCGATGCTCGCCGGGGCCAAGTACCGCGGCGAGTTCGAGGAGCGCCTGAAGGCCACGCTCAACGAGATCCAGGAGGCCGAGGGGCAGATCATCGTCTTCATCGACGAGCTGCACACCGTCGTCGGTGCCGGCGCGGCCGAGGGGGCGATGGACGCCTCGAACATGCTCAAGCCGATGCTCGCGCGCGGCGAGCTGCATGCGATCGGCGCGACGACGCTCGACGAGTACCGCAAGTACATCGAGAAGGACGCCGCGCTGGAGCGCCGGTTCCAGCCGGTGTACGTCGGTGAGCCCTCCGTCGAGGACACCATCAGCATCCTGCGTGGGCTGCGGGAGCGGTACGAGCTGCACCACAAGGTCCGCATCCTGGACTCGGCGCTGGTCGCCGCTGCGGTGCTGTCGCACCGGTACATCACCAACCGCTACCTGCCGGATAAGGCGATCGACCTGGTCGACGAGGCGGCGGCCCGCCTGCGGATGGAGATTACCAGCATGCCGGCGGAGCTGGACGAGCTTCACCGGCGAATCATGCAGCTCGAGATCGAGCGCGAGGCGCTGCGCAAGGAGCGCGACGACGCCTCGAAGCAGCGGCTGCAGGAGCTGGAGCGTGAGCTGGCCGACCTGCGCGAGCAGGAGCAGGTGCTACGCTCGCAGTGGGAGCAGGAGCGCGAGGCAATCCAGCGGATCAGCGAGCTGAAGGAACAGATCGAACAGACCCGGCACGAGATCGAACAGGCCCAGCGCGCGGCCGATTATGCGCGCGCGTCGGAGCTGCAGTATGGCCGGCTGGTCGAGCTGGAGCGGAAGCTCAAGGAGGAAGAGCGGCACCTGGCCGAGGTGCAGACCAACGGCAAGCTGCTCAAGGAGGAAGTCGACGCCGACGACATCGCCGAGGTGGTGAGCAAGTGGACCGGTATCCCGGTCAGCAAGCTCGTCGAGGGCGAGATCGAGAAGCTGGTCCACATGGAGTCGCGGCTGCACCAGCGTGTCGTGGGGCAGGACGAGGCGATCGAGGCGGTGAGCAACGCCATCCGCCGTGCCCGGTCCGGCTTGCAGGACCCTAACCGGCCGCTGGGGAGCTTCATCTTCCTCGGGCCGACCGGTGTCGGGAAGACCGAGCTGGCGCGGGCGCTGGCTGAGTTCCTCTTCGACGACGAGCGCGCCATGGTGCGGATCGACATGTCGGAGTACCAGGAGCGGCACACCGTCGCGCGGCTGATCGGCGCGCCGCCCGGCTACGTCGGCTACGACGAGGGCGGGCAGTTGACCGAGGCCATCCGGCGGCGGCCATACGCGGTCGTCCTGTTCGACGAGATCGAGAAGGCGCACCCGGAGGTGTTCAACGTCCTGCTCCAGGTGCTCGATGACGGCCGGCTGACCGACGGCCAGGGCCGGACGGTCGACTTCCGGAACACGGTCATCATCATGACCAGTAACCTGGGGTCGGCCTACATCCAGGCGGCGGGGCCGCAGGGCGAGGCCGAGATGCGGCGCCGGGTGTTCGAAGCACTCCGCAACCACTTCCGGCCGGAGTTCCTGAACCGGATCGATGAGATCGTCATCTTCCACGCGCTGACGCGCGAGCATCTGGCGATGATCGTCGACATCCAGCTCCGGCAGGTCGCCGAGCGGCTGGCGGACCGCAACATCACCCTCCAGGTGACGCAGCGGGCCAAGGAGTGGCTTGCCGACCGCGGGTACGACCCCGTCTTCGGTGCGCGACCGCTGAAGCGGACGATCCAGCGCGAGTTGCTCGACCGGCTGGCCAAGGCGCTGCTGGAGGGCAAGATCCACGAAGGCGATACGGTCACCGTCGACGTCGGCCCGGATGGCGCGTTGACCATCGAGGGCGTGCTGTCGGCGGCCGAGGTGGTGGCGTAG